A portion of the Zootoca vivipara chromosome 6, rZooViv1.1, whole genome shotgun sequence genome contains these proteins:
- the LOC118087549 gene encoding veficolin-1 isoform X2: MATWMSLFLTQLTFIAASIKGGLAEEPETSCCAQLKGLSECGADRKFFFQGQPGTPGIPGIPGTIGPPGAKGDPGPLGPPGEKGSPGEHGKAGPKGDKGEACASDCGGSSQQQGPRAKNCKELLDQGETLSGWYTIFPTAKKALAVFCDMETDGGGWLVFQRRQDGSVDFYRGWESYKRGFGNRASEFWLGNDNIHFLTSSGTHQLRIDAEDFAKVKTFALYTNFKVLSENDNYTLTLGSYSSGDMGDSLSVHDNMPFSTRDKDNDNSASSCAEVYTGAWWYGDCHHSNLNGLYLKGEHSSYANGINWAAGKGYHYSYKYVDMKIRPE, from the exons ATGGCAACTTGGATGAGCCTTTTCTTAACTCAGTTGACCTTCATTGCTGCATCTATAAAGGGTGGCTTGGCAGAGGAGCCAGAAACTAGCTGCTGTGCAC AGCTAAAAGGGCTGTCTGAGTGTGGGGCAGACAGGAAATTCTTTTTCCAAGGCCAGCCTGGGACTCCGGGGATCCCTGGCATACCAGGAACAATTGGACCTCCTGGAGCTAAGGGAGATCCTGGCCCTCTGGGGCCCCCTG GTGAGAAGGGCTCCCCTGGAGAGCATGGAAAAGCTGGGCCCAAAGGAGACAAAG GAGAAGCTTGTGCTTCGGACTGCGGAGGCAGCTCCCAGCAACAAG GCCCAAGAGCGAAGAACTGCAAAGAGCTTCTAGACCAGGGTGAGACCCTAAGTGGGTGGTACACCATCTTCCCCACAGCTAAGAAAGCACTGGCTGTCTTCTGTGACATGGAGACTGATGGAGGAGGCTGGCTG GTGTTCCAAAGGAGACAGGATGGATCAGTAGATTTCTATCGTGGCTGGGAGTCCTACAAAAGGGGCTTTGGGAACCGAGCATCCGAGTTCTGGCTGGGCAACGACAACATTCATTTTCTCACGAGTTCGG GGACACACCAACTGAGGATCGATGCCGAGGACTTTGCCAAAGTCAAAACTTTTGCCCTGTATACAAACTTCAAAGTCCTGAGTGAAAATGACAACTACACATTGACCCTGGGCTCTTACTCCAGTGGTGACATGG GAGATTCTCTATCTGTGCACGACAACATGCCATTTTCAACGCGGGACAAAGATAATGACAACAGTGCCTCCAGCTGCGCAGAAGTCTACACGGGTGCATGGTGGTATGGGGACTGTCACCATTCTAACCTCAATGGGCTTTATCTCAAAGGCGAACACAGCTCTTATGCCAATGGCATCAACTGGGCTGCTGGGAAGGGATATCATTACTCTTACAAATATGTGGACATGAAAATAAGACCAGAGTAG
- the LOC118087549 gene encoding veficolin-1 isoform X1: MATWMSLFLTQLTFIAASIKGGLAEEPETSCCAQLKGLSECGADRKFFFQGQPGTPGIPGIPGTIGPPGAKGDPGPLGPPGEKGSPGEHGKAGPKGDKGEACASDCGGSSQQQEGPRAKNCKELLDQGETLSGWYTIFPTAKKALAVFCDMETDGGGWLVFQRRQDGSVDFYRGWESYKRGFGNRASEFWLGNDNIHFLTSSGTHQLRIDAEDFAKVKTFALYTNFKVLSENDNYTLTLGSYSSGDMGDSLSVHDNMPFSTRDKDNDNSASSCAEVYTGAWWYGDCHHSNLNGLYLKGEHSSYANGINWAAGKGYHYSYKYVDMKIRPE; this comes from the exons ATGGCAACTTGGATGAGCCTTTTCTTAACTCAGTTGACCTTCATTGCTGCATCTATAAAGGGTGGCTTGGCAGAGGAGCCAGAAACTAGCTGCTGTGCAC AGCTAAAAGGGCTGTCTGAGTGTGGGGCAGACAGGAAATTCTTTTTCCAAGGCCAGCCTGGGACTCCGGGGATCCCTGGCATACCAGGAACAATTGGACCTCCTGGAGCTAAGGGAGATCCTGGCCCTCTGGGGCCCCCTG GTGAGAAGGGCTCCCCTGGAGAGCATGGAAAAGCTGGGCCCAAAGGAGACAAAG GAGAAGCTTGTGCTTCGGACTGCGGAGGCAGCTCCCAGCAACAAG AAGGCCCAAGAGCGAAGAACTGCAAAGAGCTTCTAGACCAGGGTGAGACCCTAAGTGGGTGGTACACCATCTTCCCCACAGCTAAGAAAGCACTGGCTGTCTTCTGTGACATGGAGACTGATGGAGGAGGCTGGCTG GTGTTCCAAAGGAGACAGGATGGATCAGTAGATTTCTATCGTGGCTGGGAGTCCTACAAAAGGGGCTTTGGGAACCGAGCATCCGAGTTCTGGCTGGGCAACGACAACATTCATTTTCTCACGAGTTCGG GGACACACCAACTGAGGATCGATGCCGAGGACTTTGCCAAAGTCAAAACTTTTGCCCTGTATACAAACTTCAAAGTCCTGAGTGAAAATGACAACTACACATTGACCCTGGGCTCTTACTCCAGTGGTGACATGG GAGATTCTCTATCTGTGCACGACAACATGCCATTTTCAACGCGGGACAAAGATAATGACAACAGTGCCTCCAGCTGCGCAGAAGTCTACACGGGTGCATGGTGGTATGGGGACTGTCACCATTCTAACCTCAATGGGCTTTATCTCAAAGGCGAACACAGCTCTTATGCCAATGGCATCAACTGGGCTGCTGGGAAGGGATATCATTACTCTTACAAATATGTGGACATGAAAATAAGACCAGAGTAG